In the Pleuronectes platessa chromosome 23, fPlePla1.1, whole genome shotgun sequence genome, AAAGAGGCGGTGTAGGTGCCGGTGACGTCCTTCAGCAGACCTGGAGACAGGAGAAATGAAAACGAGATTTTATtagaacacaaaataaacagtaaCATTAACAAAAGCGCATTTTGTTGTGCATCAAGTGTAAGAAATACCTCAAAATAtctaaaaacagataaaaacccAAATAAAGTTTGAGTCAATTATATGATAATTAACAAAAAGACTCAAAACCCCACTGATAATTAGAGGGAGTCCTGTTAACACCTTACTTCTTATCTATGTGCTTTTTTTATACAATTAAAGGGAAAATAGAAGCTAAAGTTAACAGCTTAGTTCAGCATAAAGAATGAAAATGGGGGATAAGGAGTAATTCTGTGAGTGCATGCTGGTAAGGTTTGAatatgtcctggatgtagactggacccgatcgcccagccactggtaaccagtaaAGGGAGCATatgagcagaggagcttgaCTGAATTTATCTTAAGACCTGGAAAGGTCGGATGGCTCGAGCAGGTAGaccagccaggagggagttacaatattccaggcgtgagatgaccagggcctggaccagaacctgcgccgCCTTCTGAGAAGGAGAcgtgttctcctgatgttgtgcagcatgaatcaggaacgtgttgttgcagtgagggagagttgactgtcgagtgtcacacccaggttcccaGCTGTCTGGGTTCGGGGATAAGGAGATAGTCTCCTTATCTGGATcggcaccaaaatgtaatgagttctGACCCTAAACCATACGACTTCCCTTCACCAGTGCTGTGAGAGTCTGTCCAGGTATTTTTGGCGTAATCTtgccaactaacaaacaaatgaacagatATGGGTGAAAGTATAACCTCCTTGCTGAAGAAAAAACTGCCTGACCCTCACTGCTCCGGTTAATGTTTGACTACTTTCAGCTTCAGTGTATTAACCTGTGTCTGAGGTCACTTTAGATAACACTCACTCAGCTCAGACTTTCTCCACAGCAAATAAAACTCCTGTAGCTCAGAGCTCCGTGTCAGCTGGGTGACCTCCTACCTGACAGCGGAGTCCCCAGCAGCCCGGCGCCGCTCTCGATGAGCTGCAGCAGCCCGATGGCGCCCATCACGCGCTCCACGCCCACGATCATGGGCACCACCGCGAAAACCAGCGAGGTCAGAGCCCCGGAGCAGAACCCGTAGAGGAGGCTGATCACCACCAGCATGCTGTAAGATCCAGACAAGGAGCTGATGGGCAGCAGCATGATGAACAACCCCGCCAGCGCCGTCCACAGGCTCAGCAGGTGGATCAGCCGGAAGTGACCCAGGTCAGAGAACCAGCCCGACGCCACGCGGCCCAGGATGTCCGAGGCGCCGGCCGCCGACATGACGAAAGCGGCCTCGTACTCCGAGAAGCCGACCTGCCGGCTGTGGGCCACCAAGTGGAAATATGGGACGAAGTAGCCGACGTTGAGCAAAGTGACGGCCGCGGTGTAGGTGAGGTAAGGCCTCTCCAGGAGCAGAGGCAGCTCCAGGTAGGAGGAGAGGCGGCGGagcaacgaagaagaagacgagctTTTCTCCGAATCCACCTGGAGGAGGGACAAGAAGGGACGTGATGAACTTTGGTCTGTTCATGATGAAACTATAAAACCTtcttaggctacatccacactgattggttttcattttaaaacccgAACATGTGCGTGCAGGTGcagacaggaagtagattgtctaCTCTGCAGCCGGTTGCTTACAGAAAACACTAcgaaagagaaacaacaaaccGCTGAAGATAAATGAGAAAATGTGTTCAGACAACCCTTTGACTCTATACTACACCCAGTAGAATCCTCCCATGGAAATCCTTTCCTGGTTTTATCTACAACTTCCCTGCTGTGTATCTATAAGTTTGAAAAGTCAGAGACAGCAGAGTCCCGTCCAACCTTCTCCGGGGCCTTTGAGCGCGGTTTGGGACGGATGAGGGCCCCGCAGGCCACGATGTTGAGGCTGAGGCCCCCCAGGATCAGCAGGGCCCCTCGCCAGCCGTACGTCTCCACCAGGAACTGGAAGAGCGGGTTGAAGACGAAGGAGACGATGCCGATGCTGGAGAACCCCAGTCCCAGGGCCAGGGTGCGCCGCCGCGTGACGTTAGCCACGACAGTGGCCACCATGGGCGTGAAGACCAGCCCCCAGCCAAaacctggaggagagggagaggcagaggggaGGTGCACTGTGAGGTCAGTTCAAAATGTAACTTAAGTAAACAAAGGACTAACAGTAAACTGGAGCTGCTCTCTCTTCCCATAGGAGGAGGAACGGAATAATTTGGTTACTTATAATAAGACTTTACCTGAAGTGAGACCCATGGTGAGGTACAGATGAACCAGGCACGTGGCCTGAGAGGCCAGGATGAAGCCGAGTGCTGCAAGGACGCCACCGGTCATCACCACCACCCGGGTGTCATACGCGTTACACAGAGCTGCACCCAGAGGAcctgaagcaaacacacacagggtctcATCATCTCATCCTTCACTCAGCCAGTAAAGGACATGGGTGGACTTtaacttaaaatttagatgtTTTAAGATCATTATTAATGAAATGTGAGACCTATGATATGATACCGAAAGATATAAGATACAATATGATACTAAAGGATACAATACGATTTGAGAGATATGATTTGATGCAGTACAATGAGATATAAAAAGATGTGATACAAGATGATGCCTTTGTAAAGTATGACAGATACAAAGGAATATCAGAGTCCCAGTTACTTTATCTTCCCCATAATGGAAGATAAGGTGAAGTAGGGAATGAAGCTTGACACCACCACTTTaataatgtttgtttatgattcAAATTTTAAAcaattcatcatttaaaaagtaCTTAACATTCATTTCATTCCAAGTTAAATCAGTGTAACCTGAGTTGTTAGTCAAACATATGCATCTTATCACTTTGCCTATGTGATTAGATTTAATGTGAATAGCTCATAACAACAAGAAGCTGCAGACATGTGCACGAGGGACTCACTGAAGAACTGCTGCGCTGCCAGCCCGGTGGAGGAGATCCAGGAGATGGCCTGAGCGCTCGCCTCAAAGTACTGGACGAACTCCACGAAGAAGACGCCCAGGCTGCGCATGAGGCCGAACACCAGGCTGGTGCTGACGAACAGAGCGCCGACCAGCGCCCAGCTCCAGTCTCCATCCTCGGCAGCTTCAGAACCACCACCGCCGCTCTTCTTTGCTTTGGGTTCGCTGCTGGTCATGTCTGAAGATGAGTTAAGAATAAATAGAAAGCAGGAGAACAGGGAAGCAACCAGGACGGGGAGAGAAAACCCTCTTTCTCCTTCGGGTGTGCAGAGCGAGTGTCTGATCCTCTCTGGGTCCGTCCACAGATGGAATCATTAACTCCCCACGGGCCAATAAAAGCCCTGGTTGTGCCATCTAAAGGTGACTAGGTTTACTACTTAACCACTAATTAACAAGTGGGTCTTcatcagagagggagacatACTGTGGGTGAGAGGTGAACTCTGACCAGTGCATATTAATTATGATTTAACGCAGCAATAGGAAAACTTGTAAAGTGTCTCTTGCCACAGACACAGTAACTACGGGTCCAGGTCAATGTCTTTTGATTTCTAGAAAAATGAGTGGTTCTAATTCCTGTTTAACTCCTGAAGGGAATAAAACAAGGTTGACACAATTTAGTTGATTAATCATTGACAAAGTCTGTTGCCTGTGTTTCGGTCACCGTGACCTGATTCTCATATGACTCACCTCCCTGCTGCAGGAATTACAAATAAACCAAAATGTGGAACCTGCAGTCGGTGTTTCACCATTTAGTTGAGCCTCTTAAGTTGTGTTTCTTAATATTTATAAAGAGCTGGAGGATTTAAAACCAACCTGTTGAACTAGAGGAGCAGGCAACCCAGTAGACGGTTGTACATAATGATCCTGTGATGGGTTTTACTTTGTTTAGGCAAATATTTGTCGTCTCTGTAAAAACACCATAGGAACTGCAACCAGAAACTTTACTTTCAAGATGGTGACGGGGTTTTTGTCATCACAaattttccattttttattttcggAGCAGTTGTACAGAGGCCTGTTATAAATTACTTCTGCatgtcataaatcccacctcctccgtgttagtggatgggacatggaccaaactaaaaagttaaataaatcatGAACAACTgacaaagaaaattaaaaaatcctttGATACACTCAAAATTGATTCATTCACAGCAGTGTCCAGAACTACATAAATGTTGAGTAATAACATTTAAcaaaaaagttgttttattttgaaatgggagGTCAAGCTAAGTGGTatttttcacttgtttttatttgttctcgTGGTTTTTATTGAGTTGTTTATATTTTTGAGAAGCCCTACATTAgtaaagatattattattatgcacattaaaaaacagttttggaCTTTTACTCCTTGTTGAGTTACTTCTATAAaccaaatgataaataaatatacatacacaatatgaacaataataataatatgtgttAACTTCATGCTGTTGACACATATTCACGTGACGGAGAACACACTGACCTGCTGATGAGTCTCACTCCGCTACAACGGTGTCAGTCAAGCAGGTGCACGGGCGTGAACGCGCACTGGAAAGAGCACATGACTCTGCAAGGCGCATGCGCACTGGCTGTCACCCGCAgctggagcaaaaaaaaaacacacaaaaagacaactttctgaattaaacacacactttgtgatGATTTGTCACGCTCGTGCATTCGATGGTGTGTTGGATTAACTGTGACGTGTTTGTAGCTGTTGGAACACAAACTGTGCAACATTGACTCGTGACTGAATGAAGCCTCTCTCACTGGGATACTGGTCGAGTTGTGTTCAATTAAAATAACctgaacagagacacacagcgaCATCACGGAGGGTGTTTGATTTACTCACCGTCTCCTGAGCTCGATTGACTCTGCAGCAGAACATTCTTCAGTCTCCAGCTGTGATCGTGAACACGGGTCCAACGAGGCGGAGCCGCGTGCACAGGCTCCACGGGCACGCGCCCAGTGAACATGACTCTCCTGAAGTccagtaaaacacacagtttgcctttcataATTTAGTTTATTGATAATTTTGTGTATATTCCtttctaaaatatttaaaaaacctatatacaatcattaatattatattttattatgtatttaaatgttttgtttagttattaaaaaccagattGTGACATTATTTTCAAATGTGTCAGTTGAACGACAGTTTTTTCTAATCTGTATTATGTAAATAGATTAATCGATATTCTATTCATTTGATTCCTGATGTCAGATTTTTGAATGTGTAATAATTAGCAATAACAAGAGTATTTGTGTAATGATGACGTAAATCACACCCCAAACATCCCATCGGGCATTTTCCCTTGTGTCTATTTCTAATAAAAACCAAAAGTAGGAGTTTGattcccaccaccaccacagtgaAATATAGCTGTTAGTCCCTGAGAAGCACATATTCACTGTGGTAAGGACCACTGTTTGACAACAGGCAGCCATGTTGTTAAAATTTTTGCAGTGCAGTTAAATAAATTAAGATTAACACATCTCGACTGTCTATCCAAAAGTTACACAACATTAACTTTCAGcgtccaaaacaaacaaactgttgCTTCTTGTTGACGGGTAATACTTGAATTACTTGTTGGggaagcagaagcagaagagaaagaaaaactacaaaaaaaaacaaaaaacgtgTTCAGGAGACTGACactagaggggggggggggggggggggggggcaacaagATCCAAGATGTCGGCTGCATGAAGATTGTGCGTTGTTCTCCTGTTTTGTGTGCCCAGAGGGAAAATAAATATGCCTCTTGATCAAATCATCAATAAGTTTTGcacattttctcatttcatttcagttttctGACAAACGTTGAcctctgtgaccccccccccccccctcaaggctTTAGATTGATGAAAAGGGAAGAAACTACATGTCACCGCTTTCACAGCTTTTTGTTTTAGTGAGGGATGAAGGTTGGAAAGTCCCGTGAAACTTCCAACGTTTGTCTGCCGAGTGCGGACAATGAGCCACCTCGAGCCACAACTCATCAGGGAGCAGGAAGCCGTGGATGACAGAGGGTGGGAGAGTTCAGCGGGAGTCTGCGGCCCCCCTCTCCACCAGCCGGCACCACAACACGACACCCGTGTTGCTGGCTGGTGGAGTGAGGACCCTGGAGGAAGCAGGTGCCCTCTGCCTCATTGTTTCCACACAGCACAAAGTGGAGAAAAGTGGCGAGACGTGATTCATgggcagagagagagcgtgtTAATGAGAGGAAGGAAGTCCAGGGAGGAGAAAGGCTGGAGGAGGGAAGTgtggcggagagagagagagaacacacattttatattcataCACAAGTTCAAACTATTACCCATTTTTGTATCAcatgtatgtatctatgtatgtatgtatctaaATAAAGTAGACTCCAAAAATCAACAGTccaattgttaaaaaaaacgatTTAATTTAACCATCTTTGTCCAGCAAATGAACCCATAAACATACAAacttaacattattattatcaatcatCCAATTCATTACAAtcgtcttctttttttaaacgtatcatttcagaaaacaacacatcatTTCATTGTCCTTTGCCTGCTTGGACCGTCAAAGCAGATGAAACTGCATATTTAAAGAACACACGGGCCCCAGGCCTCAAGCTAAAGATAAATCTGAGTTAAATACACGTTTAAGAAGAAAAGCTTCAATATCTCAACGCTGACTAAGTGCTGCTCCATGCGTCAGAACaaagtttcattttcatttactcCAAAAACTCCCAACTGTTCCACGATCTCCTTCAAAACACTTGCTTTGTCTTTCTTCACATGCTCACAGATCTCCATatctcagtgtatacacatCCTCCCTTCTTTTTCCTTGTCTCTTTCCTTTTCACTCTCTCCCTTCACAAACCTTCAAAAACACTTCTGAACTCCATCTTCATCTTTTGAATCCCAACTCCCAACTAATAAGATTCATATATTAGCTCCAAACCTCATCCAGCAACACGTTGATCTCTTTCCCCAAACCTACTCCATTTTAACCCCAAGGCCCAAACTGACATTTATAAATTATCAACTCATACTTTAGAAAGAATAAGAAATATTTAGActattcagattcagattctgCTCGGGGTCGCGGGGTCGTCCTCCTCAGCAGGCCTGCAGGAGAGGCTGGTAGGGCTCGGTCAGCACCTTGTAGCGGATCTTGGTGTTGGTCACTGCGCCGTGCTTCTGCCGCAGGTGAAGACGCAGCTGGCTCTTGTGGCGGAAGTGCAGGTCACACTTCtcacactgaagaagaagaagaagaagaagaagaggggagagTCATGAGGTTCAGAGCAGCGGGGATGTGACGGGGGGTCATGTGATGCATGCGGAGCAGGGGACTCACGGTGTAAGGCTTCTCTCCGGTGTGAATGCGCAGGTGGCTCTTCAGGGTCTGCAGGTGGCGGAAGCGGGTGCCGCAGGTGTGGCAGGGGTACGGCTTCTCGCCGGTGTGGATCAGGACATGGGCCCGGAGGTGGGCGACCTGtaacaccaccacacacacaggaaataaagATTTTGTCCAAAGCATATGATTAGCTTCTATTATCAGGGCCCCAAGGCTTTGGAAGGAAATAATGAGAGTATACATGTACACCCTGGATCAGGTTTAAAACTAAGCAGTCTTTTATGTGATTTAAAGGCTCTTATTGGAAATCAGCCCTCACCTGAACAAACCGTGCGCCGCAGGTGTCACAGCGGTacggtttctctcctgagtGAATGCGGGCGTGGGTCTTCAGGTTGGCTGGTCGGTTGAACTGGGCGCTGCACACGTTGCAGCGGTACGGCTTCTCACCTGTCAGGGCAAAGGTCACTCTTGAGATAAAGGCTTTTCATTTCTAAAACAAAACACGGAGACGGATAGAAAGAGAGAACGGGAGATTTAATAaatgtgtgtcctcacctgaGCTGGTAGACTTGGTCCCTTGCAGGTTGCCAGAGTAAGAGTAGGGCGCGTAGAAGTTCTCACGTTTGATTGCAGGCTGGTTGTGGCGGGCAGCTTCCAGGTCAGTGGTGCAGGGGGAAACTGGAGATACAAGGATGGACATGTTTAACACACCTTTACGTTGACTGACACAGAATAAAATGCTTAAATTTACTGTTTTAGTTCATACCTGTTCCCTGCTTGTGAGTGGGGGGCACCTTCAGGGGGTCTACAGAGGGGGGTGGCCCGAGGGGAGGGGCTCGGCCAGAACCCTCGTAGCAGGAGGCCTGCCCCTGTCTGAAGGAGAGGTTCACAAATTCAGATTTACAAACAAACTTCCTGTTTTGAAGCTCTCCCAACTCCTTTATTTCTCACTATGTCAGCTCCGTACCTATCAATCTGACCGGGCACTTCTCCAGACCACGGCTCTGCAGGGGCTTTGGCTGTCAAGCCGGTCGCGTCCTTGACGGGCGATGTGTGATTTTGGGGTtcgtccatctcctcctccttcaccgtGGTCGCAGCACAGAGAGGGTTGAGGACGATGTACTTGTATTTCTTCCAGTTGCAGGCCTTTGGGTCCGGTGAGGCTTTGGTATCATTCTGGATAAATAAACAAGTTGCATTATATAAACGTATAAACAACAGTTAAAGGAGACGATGACATGATTTTCTGGAGACGTACCACAAGGCTTTTGTTACACGTGTTGGACTCGGCTGGAGAGCTGGGTTGGCAGCTGGAGCGGGCAGGGCTGTCCGGCGACGGGGTCGGGGTGCCCACGAGGGGCGACTCCGGCCCCCCTCGCTGCTCCTTTGACCCAGGCTGGCCAAACGGGAAAGCCCCTTGCCTGAGCGAGCCCCCACCCTCCAGTGGGAACCTTACAGGAGAAACACAGGAAGGGCTGTAATGAGCTAAAGCTGTCAGACAGACAAAGGGACACGAGCACAAACTGCCAGCAGACACACTCATGGAAATCTGTGTACGTATCCTCACACATGTTAATATACTTTCGTTGCCAGTGTATCAACCGATCAGAAGAGGAATCAAGCCAATTTTTTAAAACgaaaaaaatttgaaattaGAAAATGTAAGAGACATGCCCCTGATTTGATTCTGCCCTTCCTTCATCTAAATGAAGAGTTTTAGATTTCTCTcaccttgctgctgctgccattgGTCCTGGATGAGGCAGATCTCCTCCTTTAGGGGCCACAGAGGCGACAGACACACTGGAGTCCAGCTCCAATCGGAGGTGTCTTGCACTTTTATTCTCCATGCTGAAAAACAGAGAATCACCCAAGTCTAAAGACGTTAGCATTGTGCATCAACTCCTACATTATGAATCCACAATAATACAGATGTTTTGTTTCCAGCCCCTCACCAGTGCAGGTGCATGAAGTCCCTGCAGGTCTCGGCCACGTGGTCCATCTGCAGGTAGGTCGCCACAGCGAGCACCCCGGGGACAACGCCCGGGGTCAGAGGGAGGCGGGAGGTGTACATGAAGTCGAGCAGCAGGGAGACGCTGGACGGATCCAGGGAGTTGGGGAGGGACACGGTCATGAGCTGCTGCCCACTACCACCGACACCACGCCCTTGGAGCAGCACACGGCGGGAGTACAGCGAGTAGAAGAAGCCActgagagagaagtgagaggaagGGAGAAATATTCTGGGTAAGATTTTCAGTTTATCTGTATTTTCTGGATTCATCGCTGAGTGCATGGtggaggaaataaaataaaaatgacggGGAGAAATATGGACAATTGAGCAAGAGGAAGTGACGGGGAAGCAGCAGAAGGCGAAACAAGTGTGAGTCAACCAGATGAGATGGAAGAGATTACATTAGGACATTACAGAGGACTGTgtcataaaagaaaaatactatTGCTTCGAATGGCACCGACCTGCAGGCCACGAGCACAGCACAGTGCGCCTGTAGGTGCACGTTCCCAACCACCAGGGTGAAGTCGGTGAGGATGTTGCGGTGCCTCAGTTCGTTCAGGTTCAGCAGCACGTCGTGGGAGTGACGTGTGAACTCCTTCACGTATCCCTCTGGCCTCAGCTCCATGTCTCTGTCGCCCCTGTATCCCCCCAATACCTCCATCATGCTTGTCTgaaatttagaaaataaattatttagaaAATGCAGATTTGATGTTTGTGGACAATCTGGATTCAAAAGCCCGAAATGAAAAACCTACCTGTGTGTAAATGAAAGAATAAATAGACTGGAGTGTCCCAGACACATCTGTTAGGTGAGACCAGCTCCCTACTCGTACCTGCACCAGAAACAACAAGGAAAATTAAACTTAATCCACTTGATATTTACTGTTATTAATACTATAAATATCAGTGGAGTTGAAAAACAGCGAAGTGATCATTTCAGAAAGCTAGTtagatattaaatatgaaaaaattcaACCATTTCTAacttaaaatatacattttaactCAAATATGTGGATCATTTGAAAAAGATCaatcaaaaacacagaaaatcctCCTCAAAACCAATCCAAGCAGTTATTAAACAGATTAACAATAAAAGAATATTAAGAGAAAACAGTTTTCCAACTCACCCCGACCAGCAGGGACGAGAACTGACGTGCACCACGCTGACCACAAACCCCCTCGCCTCAGTGTTCAGTCTACAGTCAAAGACCTGGAGCAGCCTCCACTGGCTCTGGCCGACACTGAAAGGGGAGGCTGCAGGGAGGGGACTCTTTATAATGTTGCGCAGGAAGCCCCCGTACAAGCAGGGCTGCTGGTTTCTTCCTTCCTCAATGGCCCACGTGCACACATGGAAGCAGCGCAGGAAAAAGGCCCCGGCCCAGGCTCAGAGTATTTTTAGGGGGCTATTAGTTTTTCTAAACCCCCATAGCTCTGAGCAAAGTAATGGCAGGAAagcaaagtgtgtttgtgtgccacgCTGAGAAAATATATACGAGGACCCCTCGGGGGGCTGTGGTACGTGCCTGGCTATCCAGGGGTAAGCCAGGGAACGTCAGGCTTCCCCCACCGACGCTTTCCTACCCTTCACCCCTCTCCAGGTTCACAGGAaactgaccgacaggaagctgGAAGTCGTTGTGGCGTAAACAAGCGATGCCCTCATCATCGAGATTCTGTCTCATGAAGCAACTTTAGAAATGATTATCACAAGTTCCTGAGATGTCGGTGCCTGATTTAGTATTTCACCTGCAAGGGTATTTCTTGAATTTTTAGAAGCAAGTGGTTTTCAAAGAGCCACTGTGTCACTGCTGAGTTGACTGGTTCAGGTAAATGGGGATTAATACGGGCTCCACAACAGGGTCCGGAAGCTTCTGGCCTGC is a window encoding:
- the slc16a13 gene encoding monocarboxylate transporter 13, which gives rise to MTSSEPKAKKSGGGGSEAAEDGDWSWALVGALFVSTSLVFGLMRSLGVFFVEFVQYFEASAQAISWISSTGLAAQQFFSPLGAALCNAYDTRVVVMTGGVLAALGFILASQATCLVHLYLTMGLTSGFGWGLVFTPMVATVVANVTRRRTLALGLGFSSIGIVSFVFNPLFQFLVETYGWRGALLILGGLSLNIVACGALIRPKPRSKAPEKVDSEKSSSSSSLLRRLSSYLELPLLLERPYLTYTAAVTLLNVGYFVPYFHLVAHSRQVGFSEYEAAFVMSAAGASDILGRVASGWFSDLGHFRLIHLLSLWTALAGLFIMLLPISSLSGSYSMLVVISLLYGFCSGALTSLVFAVVPMIVGVERVMGAIGLLQLIESGAGLLGTPLSGLLKDVTGTYTASFLVAGGFVVLGTLAMTTLPHYFSCSDPPAPRRRSHRDKDKSLHLELEQINCAPPDPSHGGGQ
- the bcl6b gene encoding B-cell lymphoma 6 protein, whose translation is MMEVLGGYRGDRDMELRPEGYVKEFTRHSHDVLLNLNELRHRNILTDFTLVVGNVHLQAHCAVLVACSGFFYSLYSRRVLLQGRGVGGSGQQLMTVSLPNSLDPSSVSLLLDFMYTSRLPLTPGVVPGVLAVATYLQMDHVAETCRDFMHLHCMENKSARHLRLELDSSVSVASVAPKGGDLPHPGPMAAAARFPLEGGGSLRQGAFPFGQPGSKEQRGGPESPLVGTPTPSPDSPARSSCQPSSPAESNTCNKSLVNDTKASPDPKACNWKKYKYIVLNPLCAATTVKEEEMDEPQNHTSPVKDATGLTAKAPAEPWSGEVPGQIDRQGQASCYEGSGRAPPLGPPPSVDPLKVPPTHKQGTVSPCTTDLEAARHNQPAIKRENFYAPYSYSGNLQGTKSTSSGEKPYRCNVCSAQFNRPANLKTHARIHSGEKPYRCDTCGARFVQVAHLRAHVLIHTGEKPYPCHTCGTRFRHLQTLKSHLRIHTGEKPYTCEKCDLHFRHKSQLRLHLRQKHGAVTNTKIRYKVLTEPYQPLLQAC